A region of the Silene latifolia isolate original U9 population chromosome 9, ASM4854445v1, whole genome shotgun sequence genome:
CTTTTGAAGGGTACCTGCCCTCCAATCTAGAATCCATGATGCTCTTCAACTTCCTCTTATCTGCTAAGAATGGCTTGATCCAATCAGCCAAAGAATGCCTGCCACTAGGACGGGATGTGTCCAGTGCCCGTAGGCCTGTTAGAATCTCTACTATCACAACACCAAAACCATACACGTCGCTCTTGATGTACAAATGCCCTGTTTGGAGTATCATAAATTAGTTATTAGGTCTTAAAACTTTCTTTCAtagataaaaaaaaaagataattttACTGATACAGAACTAGCACAAAGCCAATCCCAATATGGTGGCGAGGCCACAAATCTTGAACACAAGGTCATTCTCTAATTATGGGGTCTTTTATGGGTGAAGAGAACCATAAAGATAATTTTCAGAATTTTAAACTAAATATCCCTCCGTCTTAGTGAATTCCTTACATTTGCTATTCACACAAAGTCCAAGGTATGAAACAAATGTACAATGTTACGCTTACTTTTCCTCTTCTATCTTCTCAGGGGTCTATTATTTGCACATGGATTTTGCAAGGGATTTTTGGTCATGTAACAAAGTAACAATATACTTAAAAAATAaacgtaaataattcattaaGACACCCATAAGTGGAATACGTAAAGAGTTAACTGGGACAGAGGGAATAATGAGTACCCTCACTAGTTATGGGCTTTATGGCTACCATCAACCAATAACTTTACCGGCTAAGCTGACAATGTGTCATTATGGCCATATTGGGTCATTATGTTTTCAATATAGCTAATGTTAGCATTGTAAAACATCAATTTCCATTAGTAGGAGGCACTTATGGCTTGAGTTTGAATCCCGTGAGCATCAAAGGATCATAACTTCCCTTGATTCTTCCTTCACGGCcaaaatgatgaataaataaaaaataaaacaagtgGGTGTGGAGGCGTGCCACTCCCCTAACATAGTACCACGGCACCAACAATACTCCATTTATTTTGTCCCATTTTGACATTGGTGGTCAACTTTGACATTAACCTCTCCACATATATGTACCAAGACGAGAATAGAAAACAGAGTAGCTAAGAAAATGTTGCAAGCTCCAAAAAAAAATACCTGTTGCAACATATTCAGGCGCAGCATATCCATATGTGCCCATCACTCTTGTTGTAACATGAGACTGGCTAGCCGACGGACCTAATTTGGCTAAGCCGAAGTCTGAAATCTTCGCATTGTAAGACTGGACGTATGAAATTACAGTGATCAGAATTTTAATGTATTATAACCCAAATCATTGTTACTAGTACCATTGCGAACGGTTTATCGAAAAAGAGAGAGTTTAATGTCAACTTACACCATCAAGAAGTATGTTGGAAGCTTTAATATCTCTGTATATAACTCGACCATCAGAAGAGTGTAAAAAGGCAAGTCCACGAGCAGCTCCGATGGCAATTTTAAGCCGTAATCCCCATGGTAGTGGTTGGACAGCAGAGCCCCCTATATAAAACACAAACTTATGAAATCCCCATCTTTTGTTTTCATATAATTTCTACTTGGAATTATTTTAAACTGAACTTACTTCCAAAAAGATGGTTCTCCAAGCTTCCTCTTTGCATAAACTCGTATATAAGCAACAAttcttcatcttcccaacaatagCCAATAAGTTTAACCAGATTAGGGTGTGAAAGCCTTCCTAAGAAATTTACTTCTGACTGCATAAGGTTTACAATTGTTGAAGATTAGAACATGTCGCAATAAAGCATCCAAGGAGCATGGCCATCAAAATAGTTAACTTCCGAACAATTCATCCTTAAAACATATGCCTAGTTAGAATCCAACAGAAATcataaatcaacattaaattcatGCTACAACGTTAGATTAAATCATCTACGCTGCACAATGATTTTAGTCTTTTGCTTTGTATCGTAGCTACTGCTGAAACTAGGACTGGAGACTTTCTCGTGACGGCTTAGCTAACTACATAAGGTTTACATCTTTTACTTTCTTTTTCTGCCAACTTTTGCATTCTAGAATAAGGTAGACTAACTTATACTGAATAATGCCACGGTCCAAAGTATTACtctctccgtcccaatcatttgtttacctttgattaaaatacccttcaCAAAGCATAAAAAGGGTAAACAAATGAACGGGATGGAAGGAGTATTAATTTATTGGTTGGCCTTATATTTCCAGTTTGTTAGGTGAGACACAGACATCCGTTGACTTTCACAATAGAGAGAACATATGGCACAACAAGAACTATCTCTAACTTGGTTAGACTTGACTAAATAATAAACCCAGCAGAAGAGTTTGACCAAAATAAACACCATAAGGGCACCCCGTTTCATACCATCCTAACCAATAATTTCTAGCAATTTCCATATTTCGGCACCATGACTAATCATTATTTTTGTGGCCATTGTATTTTGAAAGGGATgaataaaacaaacaaaataaaaatatcaGTAATTTCATGCCATGCTCTATTGCTCGTGCAAATCCAAAATTTGAACTGGTAACTGTCTTATAGTCATAGCTCATAAACTAATTAGGACATAAGAAATGCATGTCTTGCGCATGCATAAATTAATCATTTAGGACCATTTCAACAACACGCCATCAGTAAGTGCTCACACTGAAATTGTAAGCAAAGAAATAGTTTATTAGGCGCATACATATATGTCCTTTTCGAATTAGATCAAATGATTATCTCAAAACAGATATTTTACATTCCAATAATAACGATTTTGTTGCTTTACTATTTATTCCAGCCTAATGTACTTACTTCTAGTTTAAACCAACAGCAAATATTTGGTAAGACGGCAACACCTGGAGAAGTCAACTAAAGTGAGCTTTAAATGAACATCAAGATATATACCTGCCATTCTTCAAACCCTTGTGTGCTCTCGGAATTCAATTTTTTTATGGCAACAACTACTCCACTGCTGCTACTCTTAGTAGAATTCTTGGATTCGAGAAAACCTTTGTAGACTTTGCCGAAACCTCCCTCGCCAAGCAAAGTATCGCCCTTGAAGTTCCTTGTGGCAGTTTTAAGTTCTTGAAAAGTGAATTCTTTTAGATCTGGGGTGGGCAGGATTTCTCCTTTTGGTGATACATAATCCCCGCTTGATGCTGAAAACTGACTCTTGCTTGAAGCATTGCTGCTGCTTGTGACTGATGTCGTTCGACTTGACTGAGATATACCTGTTGGCATTCCAGAATCCAAAAAGATCGCCAATTCAGACAATTTAGAATGACTGAAACCCAAAAATTAAAATCTCGGTCTCCTGTAAGACCGTCTCAAGTTAATATACAGTGAGATCAACCCATTTAATGTAAACACCTCCCATAAACCCCTATTAACTCTAAGAATAAGTACCCAATTTTGTTTTGATTCTTACACGAGTAAGTCTTACATGCGAATCTGTGGAAACTCAAAAGGGTAAAAATCAGGCAGACCAACAAAGCAAGTAATCCGTATGTGACTATGTCCAACTTCATGTTTCCATAATCAGTTGTGACGAATAAACTTCAGaatttccatttttgggtgtcaaTAAATGAACTTCCTGGTTTCCTCCATAACCACTCAACGATGCGATCTGCTTGTCAAAGGAAAGGTTACATGCATTTGAACCTCCCTAGAGCCCAACTGGGTGCGATTTTTAAAGGGTCGTTGTAGGCGTCGACAATAGCGTAGCAAAGCCAAAATCTTTGAAGGGGCTAGCCTTACAGAGTTACCGTGATatgtactactactactactacaataCATGCATTGCAGAAGCAAAACAAAACAATCAGCACAGAATCACAGAGATTAATCCAACACACATCTCTTACTCCAACCGTGAGGGAGGTTGGGGATTCGATTCTTACCCGCGCCAAAGTGCGCTCctttgaaccaaaaaaaaaaaaaaaattttaacgACAGTCGACAGCAATTTATAAGAGGGGTGAAGACTTAAGTTAAAGGGTAGTGCAAGTCAACTCTAATGCATGCATTGCAGGAGAAAAAACAATATAATTAGCACAAAATTACACAGATTAATCCAATAATTTACATCATAACTAATCAAATTCCAATATTTTACATCATAATTAACAGAAATACTGCAAACCCATAATAAAACTTAGCAaataaaatcaattaaacacaTAAAGATATGAACTTTGATTAATTACCTGAACTTAAAGTAGTAGTAGTTTCAGGAGTAAGCTGATTTTCAGCTGGAGAACCCCAGCAATTACCCATCTTAATCTTCTTTCACTCTATCTCTTAATTATGTCTTGCAACTTCAATTAATTTTGTGGGTAAATTTTGTCAGCCAAATAAGTATAAGTTTAGCTGACAAAATCCCAATTAATTAAGCCAAAAAAACTTTTAATCAGAAAAGGGGGGAAAAAGGGATAATCTTGGTGTGAGTTTTACTTCTAAATATGACCAAAAACAAAATAATTGCAAAGGAAGTATATGTGTTTTTTCTGAGATGTTTCTATAGTTGTTTTTCTAATTTTTCAACCTCAAAAAATTAAGGAGACTTTTGAGGATGTGGGTGTTTTTAAAATGATGATGATTGACTAGAAGACCTTAACTAACTCGAtaggtcttgcttaagacggAGAAATCGGTCTTAAGGATAAAACGGATAAATATCATATTATTTGTATAGATAAGATAAATATTTTGCTATTTTCTATACATTTTACTTTTATTTCAGATTTACTATTTGAATGTTTTAAATTAAAAATAGATATGTCGGTTTTAAATGAGGGTTTGTATAACTAAATTCTTCGCCTATTTGTTAGTCTACTTTCTTGGTCATACACTTGCACCTTCTCAAACGGGTCCTTTCTATATTTGTACCCATCTCTATCACTATATGTACTAATGTAcatcaatttcaattttttaaAGTTGTCAAAGGAGTGCCAATTTCataaatttataaaaaaaaaatgcatggtaaaaaaaaagtaaattttaaataaataattcCTCTGTGAAAGAATGTAGTATGTATatatagaggtggcaatcggatGGGTCGAGTTGGATTCGCTTCGAGTTGTTTCGGATTCGGATTATCAATTTTTCGAATTTATCGGCTCATACGCATTGGTGGGTCCAAACGGGTTTGGTCGAGTCATTTCGAGCCATGACTTAGTTCGGTGTATCAGGTTAGAATCGGTAACTCTTGGTCGGGTTTTGATTGTTACGGAATCGGGTTAGTTCGGCTAACATGACATGTTAACAATTCATAGTGGATTAAAATTGTTTCGGGTGAAAACAATCACGTCAACGCTCAAGCTTGGGTCAGGTCAACGTGTTCCTTGCGAAAGTTGGATGAGATGGTTCATCTGCTGCCTCAGATTGCACATTCACAAGCAACGCACAGGGCCTTAGGGGGTGTCTCGAGGGGGTCCTCTCTGATGCCCAAGTCAGTACGGTACTCTTGGATGTATAGCCGAGACCTCGCGTAAGGCCGAGTTCCCGGTTCTCTCTTAGATGGTTTAGAtggtcttacttctagagagagagTGTACGAGTTGTTTTTGTGATGTCTTTTCTTACAAGGATCTTTGTGGTCCAATGTAAGTTCTTTTTTTTGAAAGGAATCCAAGGAAGATATTTATAAGAGGATAAGTGTGTAACACTCCACGTTAATTGAATAGGTCTAGTGAtaagcttaaatgactagtgcttaaagggattgaatgtactactcatatcaacaaagtgcactttcttttatggtcatccatgcgaaagaactccaaagttaagcgtgcttggctgggagtagtcttaggatgggtggcCTCATGGGAAGGTTCCTGGGATgcgtatgagtgaggacaaaatgcgctataaaggacatGTGTTATTCTGTGGGCCATgcacacagcctggtgagctatcataagtaaccgctctcgACCAGGTTTGGACCGGAGTGTTACAAAGTGTACCTTAGGTATGACTTGACAGGTATTTAATCCCGTGTGACCTGTATATTGGCATACAGATCTAGCTAACTCGGCATGccccatcaaaaaaaaaattagaaaaaaaatgcAAGGTCAAAAAAGTACTCTTCTAAATAGCTATTTTCTCTAGAAGAGAATACAACatgtatactccctccataccacaccaatggcaacattgagaatcttggcactattcatggtgtAATACTTTGGATTTatgagttgttgggtactctatcgagtaaggcttactctgtcgagtaagagaGTTTTGcgtacgaaacagtgttctgtctgatgggtactcgatcgagtaggagccacTCGATGGAGTAGGGGGAACTCGATCTAGCAACgcgagaaagatatataaacacctttcgtcagtttcttttcactttttaccctattctaaacttcacaaagatAAACAAAGTAACGTTGCTTTTCTCTTTCGCattactatcaaatcccaaggcttgtgtcgtCGGAATCCAGAGTCCTTTACACCGTTGATACCgtcgcgttgtgggtaagatcctagtatcgTTTTTGTATTGTTTCTTTGATTTTGTTTGAaatcctaattgggtaaattgggagTTTTGGGTATATTGTTggtttagatggtgattgtatgattgtatgtttgataggaggtgatttcatagaggaacgtttctgattcgctgttgtgacgattgtggtgattgcatttccaggtagggttttcctactcagttattggttacattgTATTGGATGGTTGGttgattgttgatggttgtttgATGTTATTGTCCTATATCGTATtcaattggtaattgttgatgttgtagttggttgttgttgtttgtctgtggttcacaAGGTGCGccttcggctgagtggagtcacttgcgggagtggcttcacgcccttgattcgccctttgtggaacccgccacaaaggagatgtgtacattaaggaacatgagtttgcgctcggaatagatgagcggggctaaGGTGAAAACGACTGcggttgtaatacccgccctgttagggaccctttgacaatcgttgactgaccttagacacgtGTCTAGACCTTTGGAAGCCTTACGAGTTCAATCTTGTTACATAGTAACCTTTAAGTCTAGGAAGCTCGATCTagcgggggctactcgatcgagtagctctgtgactcggtcgagtagaggccactcgatcgagtaagtcccaaactcgatcgagtaacaggagttcagcggtaaaatataaatcgtgGAATCGTGAAACTAAaatcatt
Encoded here:
- the LOC141599602 gene encoding putative serine/threonine-protein kinase PIX13, which encodes MGNCWGSPAENQLTPETTTTLSSGISQSSRTTSVTSSSNASSKSQFSASSGDYVSPKGEILPTPDLKEFTFQELKTATRNFKGDTLLGEGGFGKVYKGFLESKNSTKSSSSGVVVAIKKLNSESTQGFEEWQSEVNFLGRLSHPNLVKLIGYCWEDEELLLIYEFMQRGSLENHLFGRGSAVQPLPWGLRLKIAIGAARGLAFLHSSDGRVIYRDIKASNILLDGSYNAKISDFGLAKLGPSASQSHVTTRVMGTYGYAAPEYVATGHLYIKSDVYGFGVVIVEILTGLRALDTSRPSGRHSLADWIKPFLADKRKLKSIMDSRLEGRYPSKGAIATAELALKCLAQEPRNRPSMQEVLDTLIKIESVDDKAKVPRRTTTGSALRSHGQRRPNGVQFQSLPNSVQSRR